A section of the Paenibacillus yonginensis genome encodes:
- a CDS encoding SDR family NAD(P)-dependent oxidoreductase, whose translation MKALVTGANKGIGFEIARSLGKRGYDILVGARDEARGRAAVEKLVAEDLQAAFIKIDLNDLDSLREAAKRVDSLDILVNNAGIPDSAKPGRAPLDIAKPTMDYTTEDLRTTMETNFLGTHELIKNLLPSLTDNAKIVNITVPISPTDFWHPLAYITSKAALNVMTLTFAYEFEKMGSHRQIFGIMPGAVATDLNGMEAGGHGGFVKSPEAAGELSTDIIVSDKNQNGQIIQYDGKIVTDYEIQLRG comes from the coding sequence ATGAAAGCACTTGTCACGGGCGCAAATAAAGGAATTGGTTTCGAAATCGCTCGAAGTCTTGGGAAACGTGGTTATGATATTCTTGTTGGGGCGCGTGATGAAGCCCGTGGACGGGCAGCAGTCGAAAAACTTGTCGCAGAAGACCTACAAGCGGCGTTCATCAAGATTGATTTGAATGATTTAGACAGCTTGCGCGAAGCGGCTAAAAGGGTTGACTCGCTCGATATTTTGGTCAATAATGCTGGAATTCCTGATAGTGCCAAGCCTGGGCGTGCGCCGCTCGACATCGCCAAACCTACCATGGACTATACAACTGAGGATCTGCGCACGACGATGGAAACGAATTTTCTAGGCACCCATGAACTCATAAAAAATCTGCTGCCATCTCTGACAGACAACGCAAAAATTGTCAACATCACCGTCCCCATTTCGCCGACCGACTTTTGGCACCCGCTTGCTTACATTACGAGCAAAGCAGCACTTAATGTGATGACACTGACCTTCGCTTACGAGTTCGAAAAAATGGGCAGCCACCGCCAGATTTTCGGCATCATGCCTGGCGCTGTCGCAACCGACTTGAACGGCATGGAGGCTGGTGGACACGGCGGATTCGTCAAGTCTCCCGAAGCTGCTGGAGAGCTGAGTACTGACATTATTGTGTCTGATAAGAATCAAAATGGGCAAATCATTCAGTACGATGGTAAGATCGTTACCGATTATGAGATTCAGCTGAGAGGCTAG
- a CDS encoding winged helix-turn-helix domain-containing protein, with amino-acid sequence MITGIIEFVAVTRDELLELVWGYDYLGDSRSVDMTIMRLRKKLEDDTENPKYVKTVYGFGYQLGGGSN; translated from the coding sequence GTGATTACTGGTATCATTGAATTCGTTGCCGTTACAAGGGATGAACTTTTGGAGCTCGTGTGGGGCTATGATTATTTGGGGGACAGCCGCAGCGTGGATATGACCATCATGCGGTTAAGAAAGAAGCTGGAGGATGACACGGAAAATCCTAAATATGTGAAAACCGTCTACGGCTTCGGCTACCAGCTTGGAGGTGGCTCCAACTGA
- a CDS encoding sensor histidine kinase, producing the protein MNYLFFSVLSFAIIIISVNKAIDYFSFVTIEKKMMKQADLYELSFREILAMQDRTPAEESSAEVARAVLERLKSAGQEVRIYDSSQKLLGWAADGIIINKGTPPMFKENIQNALKGNYAYTITDAKLLYFAVPIQDKYYQNSFVFEFVEDLSYFYVMMDQIRYILFAGAAGFLVLITLASLFIARNTTKPIQYLLGATEKFSKQQFQRVKLNRKDELGMLAAGLNQMGIQLNEYIQHQKQFVSNVSHELKTPLAAIRGFSQYLYEGENKDKDLQKIYAHLVNESDRLTLLINELLLLARFDKAGSDEMGKEKTDLSGLTESVAAEMRSKAEDKGILLDIKPGKQVFAVVNPTLMSHAVANIIDNAIKYSHAGKRVRIETFIRQETGVIQIRDEGVGIREEEIARVQERFYRAENARVAKGSGLGLSICKEIVEKFDGKLEMESEVGVGTTVSILLPLA; encoded by the coding sequence TTGAATTATTTATTTTTCTCCGTATTATCCTTTGCCATTATTATTATTTCCGTGAATAAAGCTATCGACTATTTTAGTTTTGTGACTATAGAGAAGAAAATGATGAAGCAGGCTGACTTGTATGAGCTGTCTTTTAGAGAAATCCTTGCCATGCAGGATAGAACGCCGGCTGAGGAATCGTCTGCCGAGGTGGCGAGGGCCGTTTTGGAAAGGCTGAAATCTGCAGGCCAGGAAGTGCGGATCTACGACAGCAGCCAGAAGCTGTTGGGATGGGCCGCCGATGGAATTATCATCAATAAGGGAACGCCTCCAATGTTTAAGGAAAATATCCAAAATGCCCTCAAAGGGAATTATGCTTATACGATTACCGACGCCAAATTGCTCTATTTCGCAGTGCCCATTCAAGATAAATATTATCAAAACAGCTTTGTATTTGAGTTTGTTGAGGACCTTTCGTATTTCTACGTGATGATGGATCAAATCCGCTACATTTTGTTTGCCGGGGCGGCAGGATTTCTGGTTCTAATTACGCTGGCAAGCTTATTTATTGCCCGTAATACGACAAAGCCGATCCAATATCTGCTTGGGGCCACGGAGAAATTCTCCAAACAGCAGTTCCAGCGGGTTAAGTTGAACAGAAAAGACGAGCTGGGGATGCTTGCCGCAGGACTAAACCAAATGGGCATTCAATTAAATGAATATATCCAGCACCAGAAGCAGTTTGTCTCGAATGTTTCTCATGAACTGAAGACACCGCTTGCGGCCATCCGGGGATTTTCCCAATATTTATATGAGGGTGAAAATAAGGACAAGGATTTGCAAAAGATCTATGCTCATCTTGTAAATGAATCGGACAGGCTGACCCTGCTTATCAATGAGCTGCTGCTGTTAGCCCGGTTTGACAAGGCGGGTTCGGATGAAATGGGCAAGGAAAAGACGGATTTATCCGGGTTAACCGAAAGTGTGGCCGCAGAAATGCGGTCAAAGGCGGAGGACAAAGGTATCCTGCTGGACATCAAGCCGGGAAAACAAGTCTTCGCCGTCGTCAATCCAACCCTGATGTCGCATGCAGTCGCGAATATTATAGATAACGCCATAAAGTATTCCCATGCCGGCAAACGGGTTAGAATCGAGACGTTTATCAGGCAGGAGACGGGGGTCATCCAAATAAGGGACGAGGGCGTCGGGATCCGTGAAGAGGAAATTGCCCGGGTGCAGGAGCGATTTTATCGGGCGGAAAATGCCCGCGTGGCCAAAGGTTCGGGATTGGGGCTCTCCATATGCAAAGAAATTGTCGAGAAATTTGACGGTAAATTGGAGATGGAAAGCGAAGTGGGCGTAGGGACCACCGTGTCCATCCTGCTCCCTTTAGCGTGA
- a CDS encoding aldo/keto reductase, whose amino-acid sequence MQQRKLGNEGLEVSAIGLGTMMMPDNDESVRTIQGALDMGVTMFDTADLYGSEYQLGRFGENEKLVGRALKDRRDQAVIATKFGITHGQGPKGDPAYIKKSVDASLYSLGLDYIDLYYQHRPDPNIPIEETVGTMSDLVKQGKIRYIGLSEAPAELIRRAHAVHPITAVETEYSLWSREVEDEVLPVLKELGIGLVPYSPLGRGFLTGQIKKFEDLPEDDYRRYYSRFQGENFAKNVGVVSLIEKMATEKGCTPAQLSLAWLLAQGERFVPIPGTKRLERIQENLGAIKVKLTADDLAEIERISPKGVAAGSRFGTF is encoded by the coding sequence CTGCAACAAAGAAAACTAGGGAATGAAGGACTTGAAGTGTCGGCTATCGGTCTCGGAACGATGATGATGCCTGATAACGATGAATCGGTGCGAACCATTCAGGGAGCACTGGATATGGGTGTTACGATGTTTGATACTGCCGATCTTTACGGGTCAGAATACCAGCTCGGACGTTTCGGGGAAAATGAGAAGCTTGTCGGGCGCGCGCTTAAAGACCGACGAGATCAGGCCGTTATTGCCACCAAGTTCGGGATTACACACGGACAGGGTCCAAAAGGGGATCCCGCCTACATTAAAAAATCTGTTGATGCCAGTCTCTACAGCCTTGGACTGGATTACATTGATCTATACTATCAGCATCGTCCCGATCCTAATATCCCCATTGAGGAAACAGTCGGCACGATGTCTGACCTCGTTAAGCAAGGGAAGATCAGATATATCGGGTTATCGGAAGCGCCGGCCGAACTGATCCGGCGGGCACATGCGGTACATCCCATTACCGCTGTCGAAACCGAATATTCCCTATGGAGCCGGGAAGTGGAGGATGAGGTTCTTCCGGTTCTTAAGGAGCTCGGTATCGGTCTAGTCCCTTACAGTCCCCTTGGCCGCGGCTTCTTGACCGGCCAGATCAAGAAATTCGAGGATTTGCCGGAAGACGACTACCGGCGCTACTACTCGCGGTTTCAGGGTGAGAACTTCGCCAAGAACGTTGGGGTCGTCTCCTTGATTGAGAAAATGGCCACCGAAAAGGGCTGCACCCCGGCTCAATTGAGTTTAGCCTGGCTCCTGGCACAAGGCGAGCGTTTTGTTCCCATTCCGGGAACAAAACGGTTGGAACGTATACAAGAAAACCTAGGTGCGATAAAAGTTAAATTGACAGCTGACGATCTGGCCGAGATTGAACGCATTTCCCCCAAAGGTGTGGCCGCAGGCAGCCGCTTCGGCACCTTCTGA
- a CDS encoding helix-turn-helix transcriptional regulator translates to MTVTSSKAKAMGAFLKSRRERLSPGAAGVEITNGQRRTPGLRREEVAVLAGVSITYYTWLEQGRDLTPSKDVIDSIAAALRLSPEEKGHLYQLWNPHAAETPLLAAAAVDPQMQRIIEQLSFPSHITNERTEVLAWNKAAEEMFFDFGSIPVKERYFIRLLFEDSEMRRQILNIEEFSRYSVGVFRTYYDQHRDDPWFEETVKHLTQNSSEFERIWNQYEIQLKKVKRISLQSSAVQQTVHYDIQSLVNLTDRPDINICIYTPVIDSSTTDC, encoded by the coding sequence ATGACTGTTACGAGCAGCAAAGCGAAAGCAATGGGGGCATTTCTCAAATCACGCAGGGAGCGACTTTCTCCAGGAGCTGCAGGCGTGGAGATCACAAACGGCCAACGAAGGACACCTGGATTACGGAGGGAAGAAGTTGCCGTACTAGCGGGTGTAAGCATCACCTACTATACATGGCTGGAACAAGGACGGGATTTGACCCCTTCGAAAGACGTGATTGACAGCATCGCGGCTGCCCTCCGTTTATCTCCTGAAGAAAAGGGACATTTATATCAGTTATGGAACCCTCATGCTGCCGAGACCCCTTTGTTGGCCGCAGCTGCCGTGGATCCGCAGATGCAGAGGATTATCGAACAGCTGTCATTTCCTTCACATATAACCAATGAGAGGACTGAAGTGCTCGCATGGAACAAGGCTGCCGAGGAGATGTTCTTCGACTTCGGCTCCATCCCTGTCAAGGAACGTTACTTCATCCGTTTGTTGTTCGAAGATTCAGAAATGCGACGTCAAATTCTGAATATAGAGGAATTCTCAAGGTACTCGGTAGGTGTGTTCCGAACTTATTATGATCAACACAGGGATGATCCTTGGTTTGAGGAGACAGTAAAGCATCTTACTCAGAACAGCTCCGAATTCGAACGAATCTGGAATCAGTATGAGATTCAACTCAAGAAAGTAAAACGGATCTCTTTACAGTCCTCTGCTGTCCAGCAAACTGTCCATTATGATATTCAGTCATTGGTCAATCTGACGGATCGACCGGATATTAACATTTGCATTTACACACCGGTTATAGATAGTTCAACTACAGACTGTTAA
- a CDS encoding nitroreductase family protein, translated as MSALEFNDVIHGHTSIREYEDREVSQEMLDQILEAGIRASSSGNMQSYSIIVTRDKELKKKLYTPHMEQSMVVDAPVLLTFCADFNRMRKWLELNDAPVHFDNFMSFMIGAIDATLAAQNVALAAENAGLGICYMGSTLANCDQIGERLNLPPNVVPVVGYSLGYPAEAPALRDRLPMSGLVHYEQYQDYSEEDIQAIYKERNEKGWQRYMSVPRLKEMIEELGLKNLAQVYTIAKYTKESHLEFSQTVLNYLEKQNFMKNDADSN; from the coding sequence GTGAGTGCTTTGGAATTTAACGACGTCATACACGGCCATACATCTATTCGTGAATATGAGGATAGGGAAGTAAGTCAGGAGATGCTGGATCAAATTTTGGAGGCAGGGATTCGGGCATCTTCCAGCGGTAACATGCAGTCTTACTCCATTATTGTAACGCGGGATAAAGAGCTGAAGAAAAAGCTGTATACGCCGCATATGGAACAATCAATGGTGGTGGATGCCCCGGTTCTGCTGACTTTTTGTGCGGATTTCAACCGGATGAGAAAATGGCTGGAGCTGAACGATGCTCCGGTTCATTTCGATAATTTCATGAGTTTTATGATTGGCGCCATTGACGCCACTTTGGCTGCGCAGAACGTCGCTTTGGCAGCGGAAAATGCGGGACTCGGCATTTGCTACATGGGCTCAACGCTTGCCAACTGTGATCAGATTGGTGAACGGCTGAACCTGCCGCCCAATGTCGTCCCTGTAGTAGGTTATTCACTGGGTTATCCGGCAGAGGCGCCTGCCCTTCGCGACCGGCTGCCCATGAGCGGGCTTGTTCATTACGAGCAGTACCAGGATTATTCGGAGGAAGACATTCAAGCCATTTATAAAGAAAGAAATGAAAAGGGATGGCAGCGGTACATGAGTGTTCCCAGACTTAAAGAGATGATAGAGGAATTGGGATTAAAAAATCTGGCTCAAGTCTATACGATCGCCAAATACACGAAGGAATCCCACCTCGAATTTTCACAAACCGTGCTGAACTATTTGGAGAAGCAGAACTTTATGAAAAATGACGCTGATTCGAATTGA
- a CDS encoding TetR/AcrR family transcriptional regulator — MAEHAQDHQSKARNSEGQRGNQGKEQTAKSRRRGDVLENAILLAAWEELQENGYSRLTMEAVAARAKTNKNAVYRRWPNKAKLVIAALMKHIPKPSLEAPDTGNLRQDVLALLDRLNKLMQIIGAETIHGLMVEFHGAELHSNLTLPPRSEDLLVVAMKNILQNAERRGEVKVEELPERVISLPVDLIRFELLTTHTPLTDEAVVEIVDLIFLPLVLKENK, encoded by the coding sequence ATGGCGGAACATGCGCAGGATCATCAATCAAAAGCTCGCAATTCAGAAGGACAACGGGGAAATCAGGGGAAGGAACAAACGGCAAAGTCGCGGCGGCGCGGGGACGTGCTGGAGAATGCCATTCTCTTGGCGGCATGGGAAGAACTGCAGGAGAACGGTTATTCCCGGCTGACGATGGAAGCTGTCGCTGCACGGGCGAAGACCAATAAGAATGCCGTCTATAGAAGATGGCCAAACAAAGCAAAGCTGGTCATCGCCGCGCTTATGAAACATATCCCCAAACCTTCCCTGGAAGCTCCGGACACGGGGAATCTGAGACAAGACGTGCTTGCCCTGCTGGACAGGCTAAATAAACTGATGCAGATAATCGGGGCCGAGACGATTCATGGTCTGATGGTTGAATTTCATGGGGCGGAGCTGCATTCCAACCTGACCCTGCCTCCGCGATCGGAGGATTTGCTTGTCGTAGCCATGAAAAATATTCTGCAGAACGCGGAACGTCGCGGAGAGGTGAAGGTCGAGGAGCTGCCCGAACGCGTCATTTCCCTACCTGTAGACCTGATCCGGTTCGAGCTGCTTACGACGCATACGCCGCTGACCGATGAGGCCGTTGTCGAGATTGTGGATTTGATCTTTCTGCCTCTTGTATTAAAAGAAAATAAATAA
- a CDS encoding MDR family MFS transporter — protein sequence MAKSEAEVLIKPPKEKIDPGILKIALILVFGAIASQLDSTMVNVAIHTLAMDLHSTVSAIQWVITGYVLTMGLAVPISGWAIQRFGGKTVYMFSLWVFLISSVLCSLAWNPGSLIFFRLIQGIGAGLLIPTMQNVLVQSAGGRGLGKLISIISIPALLGPILGPVIGGLIMDNMSWRWIFYVNIPIMIAALWLSWRHIPEDQSANHKPRLDVMGFLLLSPAFAVLIYGISQISSHGQFLSAGVLVPLAAGLVLLAAYIVYALRSSQPPLVDLHLFRSRHFLASNATLFLSGMVMNGAQLLLPLYYEQVRGESVLMTGILLIPQGVGMLLTRSWIGGMADRVGARSIVLVSLVVTLVGSIPFAYAGADTNHFLLGAAQFVRGAALNGILIPIMVSAYKGLKKEQIPHASISTRIFQTVGGAFGSAVLATVIGQQLQGGAEASLTSLVHAYQIAFWWTVGFAAVCFLPALFLSGREQIKG from the coding sequence ATGGCTAAAAGTGAAGCAGAGGTCCTCATCAAACCTCCCAAAGAAAAAATAGACCCCGGTATTTTGAAAATTGCACTTATTCTGGTGTTCGGCGCTATCGCTTCCCAGCTGGATTCAACGATGGTCAATGTGGCGATTCATACCCTCGCAATGGACCTGCACAGCACGGTGTCGGCGATTCAGTGGGTCATCACGGGTTATGTACTGACCATGGGCCTGGCGGTTCCGATTTCGGGTTGGGCGATTCAGCGGTTTGGCGGGAAAACTGTATATATGTTCTCCCTGTGGGTATTTCTCATTTCTTCCGTTTTATGCTCTCTGGCGTGGAACCCCGGCAGTCTGATCTTCTTCCGGCTAATTCAGGGGATTGGCGCGGGACTGCTCATCCCGACGATGCAGAACGTGCTTGTTCAATCGGCAGGAGGCCGCGGCCTTGGCAAGCTGATTTCGATCATTAGCATTCCGGCCCTGCTGGGTCCGATTCTTGGCCCGGTCATTGGCGGGCTGATCATGGACAATATGAGCTGGCGGTGGATCTTCTACGTGAATATTCCGATCATGATCGCCGCACTTTGGCTGTCTTGGAGACACATTCCGGAGGATCAATCAGCTAACCATAAACCAAGGCTGGACGTGATGGGATTCCTTTTATTGTCCCCGGCGTTTGCAGTTCTGATTTACGGCATTTCGCAAATTAGTTCACATGGACAGTTCCTCTCGGCGGGCGTGCTTGTTCCTTTGGCCGCCGGACTTGTTCTGCTCGCTGCCTACATCGTGTATGCCTTGCGATCAAGCCAGCCTCCGCTGGTAGATTTGCATTTATTCCGTTCCCGGCATTTCCTGGCGTCGAACGCCACCTTGTTTCTGTCGGGTATGGTCATGAACGGGGCGCAGCTCCTGCTCCCGCTATATTACGAGCAGGTTCGCGGCGAAAGCGTACTGATGACAGGGATTCTCTTGATTCCTCAAGGGGTAGGGATGCTGTTGACACGAAGCTGGATCGGGGGAATGGCTGACCGGGTTGGGGCAAGGAGCATCGTCCTCGTCAGCTTGGTTGTGACCCTTGTCGGCAGCATCCCCTTTGCATACGCAGGGGCGGATACCAACCATTTTCTGTTGGGCGCGGCGCAGTTTGTACGGGGGGCGGCGTTAAACGGTATCCTGATTCCGATTATGGTTTCCGCGTATAAAGGATTAAAGAAGGAGCAAATCCCGCATGCAAGCATCTCTACACGGATCTTCCAGACCGTTGGGGGCGCGTTCGGCTCCGCCGTCCTGGCAACCGTTATCGGGCAACAATTGCAGGGAGGGGCGGAGGCCAGTCTTACCTCTCTGGTCCATGCGTATCAAATCGCTTTCTGGTGGACTGTAGGGTTTGCTGCTGTCTGCTTTCTGCCGGCCCTCTTCCTGTCTGGTCGAGAACAAATAAAGGGGTAA
- a CDS encoding MATE family efflux transporter, with translation MTLLDRTPSWKKLSLFAVTWPIFIDSVLRMLLGTVDVFMLSRISDEATGAVGLANEIIYFCILMFGFVGIGTSVAVTQYIGAGREKEASRISAMAISLNLIFGILVSLVLVGFGESLLRLLNLNPEQVDIASRYLKIIGGFIWVEALSYAVSSVIRSSGNTQSVMYVTLGVNVLHITGNYLLIFGNLGFPELGVTGAAVSTVISRLLGTVVLFLILYRRVPAPIRRKDYVSWKASYVKQITSVGLPAAGEHLSWQSQYLMVISFVNMIGITALNTHVYVMNISNYFMALAMSIGAGTEIIVGQMVGSGDMKAAYQRLMKSVRISFMLTLVIVGAASIFRHQLISMFTDDPEIIAAGAGIFLLSIVLEPGRTFNTVIINSLRAAGDARFPVLMGMISMWGVSVPLAYLLGVHFGIGLLGVWIAFTLDEWLRGVMMLLRWRSRAWEKKALVKPAAVPDNGVGVRAQA, from the coding sequence GTGACCTTATTAGACCGTACTCCATCATGGAAGAAACTTAGCTTGTTCGCCGTAACATGGCCTATTTTTATCGATTCGGTACTGCGGATGCTGCTTGGCACAGTCGACGTGTTTATGTTGAGCCGCATTTCCGACGAGGCTACGGGGGCAGTGGGTTTAGCCAACGAAATCATTTATTTCTGCATTTTGATGTTCGGTTTTGTCGGAATCGGTACCAGTGTAGCGGTTACCCAGTATATCGGTGCCGGAAGGGAGAAAGAGGCGAGCCGAATTTCGGCGATGGCTATTTCGCTCAACCTGATCTTCGGGATCCTTGTCAGCCTTGTTCTGGTTGGTTTCGGGGAATCCCTGCTGCGGCTGCTGAACTTAAACCCCGAACAAGTTGACATCGCAAGCCGTTATCTGAAGATTATCGGCGGATTTATTTGGGTTGAGGCGCTTTCTTATGCGGTGTCGTCGGTCATTCGTTCGAGCGGGAACACCCAAAGCGTGATGTATGTGACCTTGGGCGTCAATGTCCTGCATATCACAGGGAACTATTTGCTTATTTTCGGTAATCTCGGTTTTCCGGAATTGGGCGTTACGGGGGCTGCCGTTTCCACGGTGATTAGCCGTTTGCTCGGCACAGTTGTTCTATTTCTCATTTTGTATCGCCGGGTCCCGGCACCGATTCGCCGCAAGGATTACGTTTCCTGGAAAGCTTCTTATGTCAAACAGATTACGAGTGTCGGATTGCCGGCGGCGGGCGAACATCTTTCCTGGCAGTCGCAGTATCTCATGGTGATCAGCTTTGTCAACATGATCGGCATTACGGCGTTGAATACGCATGTTTATGTCATGAACATATCGAATTATTTTATGGCGCTGGCGATGTCGATCGGGGCGGGGACCGAAATCATTGTCGGGCAAATGGTCGGCTCGGGGGACATGAAAGCGGCTTACCAGCGGTTGATGAAAAGCGTGAGGATCAGCTTCATGTTGACCTTGGTCATCGTTGGGGCGGCCTCAATATTCAGGCATCAGCTGATCAGCATGTTTACCGATGACCCTGAGATCATTGCGGCGGGAGCGGGTATTTTTCTGCTGTCCATCGTGCTTGAACCCGGAAGAACCTTTAACACGGTGATCATCAATTCGCTGCGTGCGGCCGGGGATGCACGCTTCCCCGTCTTGATGGGCATGATCTCGATGTGGGGAGTTTCGGTGCCGCTGGCTTATTTGCTCGGTGTTCATTTCGGGATCGGACTGCTCGGCGTATGGATTGCTTTTACGCTGGATGAATGGCTGCGCGGGGTGATGATGCTGCTCCGCTGGAGAAGCCGGGCCTGGGAGAAGAAAGCGCTGGTGAAGCCGGCTGCTGTTCCGGACAACGGCGTGGGTGTGAGAGCGCAGGCTTAA
- a CDS encoding helix-turn-helix transcriptional regulator has translation MKKVERINTLMRYINNRSRFTIAEIMQEFGVSRSTAIRDIREIEALGMPLVAEVGRDGGYFVMHNTLLPGVRFTDNEVKALFIAFMATRNAQLPYLKSRQSLAEKLLGLISATQQDDLVLLNQILLFEGTNPHNPDLLELSDLPHPMLEKLIQNLLMDSYLTVSVKEGEIIRTYSLYLLHLYHNRGLWAIEGFDLKDGKKRIVPVDQLADVTPYPEKRRLSPKKIFEKLGKQEEEINLVLEVGPRAIAQYKKYHPLKAFIAYTDPYQTTAVVSTFVQADKPEELAEMLNWMLFLGEDARIREAPEEILEGLRGRLDHFKRLCLPT, from the coding sequence ATGAAAAAAGTTGAACGGATTAACACCCTTATGCGGTATATCAACAACCGTTCCCGCTTTACCATTGCTGAAATCATGCAGGAATTTGGCGTTTCCCGTTCGACGGCGATCCGGGACATCCGGGAAATCGAAGCCCTGGGGATGCCGCTTGTCGCGGAGGTCGGCAGGGATGGCGGTTATTTTGTGATGCATAACACGCTCCTGCCTGGTGTGCGTTTTACGGATAACGAGGTTAAAGCGCTGTTTATTGCCTTTATGGCCACCAGAAATGCGCAGCTTCCGTATCTGAAGAGCCGGCAGTCCTTAGCCGAGAAATTACTGGGCCTTATCTCAGCAACCCAGCAGGACGATCTTGTGCTGCTGAATCAGATACTCCTATTTGAAGGAACCAACCCTCATAATCCGGATCTGCTTGAGCTTTCGGACCTTCCCCACCCCATGCTGGAGAAGCTTATCCAGAACCTGCTTATGGACAGCTATTTAACGGTCAGCGTTAAAGAAGGGGAGATCATCCGGACCTATTCTCTTTACCTTCTGCACCTTTATCATAATAGGGGCCTGTGGGCGATCGAAGGCTTTGACTTAAAGGACGGAAAGAAAAGGATTGTTCCCGTGGACCAACTGGCCGATGTCACGCCCTATCCGGAGAAGAGAAGGTTAAGTCCGAAGAAGATCTTTGAAAAACTCGGCAAACAGGAAGAAGAAATCAATCTTGTCCTTGAAGTGGGACCGCGAGCTATTGCCCAGTACAAGAAATACCATCCCTTAAAAGCATTTATTGCCTATACGGATCCTTATCAAACCACGGCGGTTGTAAGTACTTTTGTGCAGGCAGATAAACCCGAAGAATTGGCGGAAATGTTGAACTGGATGCTATTTCTGGGGGAGGATGCAAGGATTAGAGAAGCACCAGAGGAGATTTTGGAGGGGCTGCGGGGGAGGCTGGATCACTTCAAGAGACTTTGCTTACCTACTTAA
- a CDS encoding GyrI-like domain-containing protein, which produces MTNFTLEEKDSFIVYGLGTELKSHYTDFAGLNKEKSDFWQAVSEDGRLDALKELAANDYLFVVNEAVNNKMMFYAGVLTEEAQAAPAAEGSRVIQFPKGEYLVVRGEGKTVDELNTKLTGLAFGQALPEAQHHAYVGGPNTAVVMGEQEGLLVGEMWIPVVRK; this is translated from the coding sequence ATGACAAACTTTACGTTGGAAGAGAAAGACAGCTTTATCGTGTATGGACTGGGAACCGAGCTTAAGAGCCATTACACGGACTTTGCCGGCCTAAACAAGGAGAAATCCGACTTCTGGCAGGCGGTCAGCGAGGATGGCAGGCTTGATGCGTTAAAAGAGCTGGCTGCGAACGACTACCTTTTTGTAGTAAATGAAGCGGTGAACAACAAGATGATGTTTTATGCCGGTGTCCTGACAGAGGAAGCGCAAGCGGCGCCAGCAGCGGAAGGGTCCAGGGTAATTCAGTTCCCTAAAGGAGAATACCTGGTGGTTAGAGGGGAAGGGAAGACGGTCGATGAATTGAATACCAAGCTGACCGGCCTTGCCTTTGGTCAAGCCCTGCCGGAAGCCCAGCATCATGCTTATGTAGGCGGGCCCAATACAGCGGTTGTGATGGGAGAGCAGGAAGGCTTGCTTGTCGGCGAGATGTGGATTCCGGTTGTAAGGAAATAA
- a CDS encoding phage tail protein — MSYIVDFKKVSTVGLESSPVAETLAGLRANEARYFMNKYKHEFTVVPAEESQETLDYVNRVLKEERDIVFAAKPLETSRFQVENIDWAFVFYESGLEVNVLYTVDDPKKRAVGFKLSEGMEVPAELEGKFKFARQKSKLAGTIRGSFFVIKGEY; from the coding sequence GTGTCTTATATCGTTGATTTTAAAAAGGTTTCCACAGTGGGGCTGGAATCTTCGCCTGTGGCAGAAACGCTGGCCGGTCTGCGCGCCAATGAAGCCCGTTATTTCATGAATAAATACAAACATGAATTTACGGTTGTGCCGGCTGAAGAAAGCCAGGAAACGCTGGATTATGTTAACCGGGTCTTGAAAGAGGAACGGGACATCGTGTTTGCGGCTAAACCTTTGGAGACGTCGCGTTTTCAGGTGGAGAATATCGACTGGGCTTTCGTTTTTTATGAGAGTGGACTTGAAGTCAACGTCTTATATACGGTGGATGACCCTAAGAAACGGGCCGTCGGCTTCAAGCTTTCCGAGGGAATGGAAGTACCGGCCGAGCTGGAAGGGAAGTTTAAGTTTGCCCGGCAGAAGTCAAAATTGGCTGGAACGATTCGCGGTTCGTTTTTTGTTATTAAAGGCGAATATTAA